The genomic segment TCGTCTTCGTGATACGGCGCGTCACCCACATTGGTCAGGAATGTGGTTATCGTATCTTGGACACGGCGGAAAGCCGACTCGATCTGTTTTACGCTTGGGATCATCGGTATTGGGGAGTCATTGAAAAACCATACATCGACGCGCGCGCAGTCTACCCGTGCAATGCGGCTGTTCTCAAGCCCTCAGCCGATGTAACTGGCCCAAATCCGCCTTACTTGGTCTCGTCCTCGGTCCAGTCTTGCGTCCAGAACGTGAGGTTATTCAGATTGCGCTTCGCGGTGAAGACGAATATGGACAAGACGTATGCTACCGCGAACATGATGATGTTGCCTGCAAGTCCGGCGTAGTAGGAATCCATCGGTCTGGCCGCCCATCCGGCAAAACCTTCCGGCAAGTGCAGGACGCCCATAAGCAGACTCTTGGTGATCAGCCCCATCTCTATGAACATCATCCATGCGGAGAATGCGATGGTACATACCAGCGATACGATGACCGCGCGCACGTCTCCGCGCACGGTCACGAATCCGAAGAAGTAGAGACCCAATAACCCGCACATCAATAGCGAGTTTAACTTGGTGGAGGTATCTTGCAGCGTCTTGCTGTTCGCCCACATGAGCAGGGCGGCCCCGCCGATCATTAAAATGGAACTGAGGATCGAGACTCCCCAGGCCGCGACCACATAGTGCCGATCTGTACCTTGGCGCACTATATGGCGTTTATAGATATCCGTAATGCCGACTGCGGATATTGCGTTGATGCTCGAAGAAAGGGAGGACATCGCGGCGGCAAGTACGCCAGCGATTACGAGTCCACTGAAGCCCTGCGGGAGGGCTTTTATGATGAAGAACGGGAGAATAGAGTCCGCCTTGCGTCCATTTGCGCCCGTGAGGATTTCATGCGCGATGGGATCGGGATTCAGCTTGTAGTACACGTAGAGCGTTGTACCCAAGAACATGAAGAAAGCCCACGTAGGCAGGCTGCACAAACAGCAAATCCAAATGGCGCGTTTGGCCTCCTTGGGATTCTTGGTCGCCACGTATTTCTGAATCACGTTCTGGTTGCTGCTGTATTCCGTAAGCCAGTTGGCAAGCCCAATCAGAAACATCATGATGACCGACTTTTCTGCAAGTGAAAACAGAGGCGCCCTGACAAGCTGGCCCTCTTTATTCAAGTCTCCCAACATGAATTTCCCGTCGGCCCATGCCGTGGACACTACGGTCGGTATGCCGCCGTCAACACTGCTAACCGCGACGTAGAGACAAACCAATCCACCTCCCCACAGGAGAAACGACTGAATAAAGTCCGTCCAAATAACCGCCTCAATTCCGCCCGTCACCGTATAGAAGGCGGTGAAAACACCCCCGATGAATACGCATGTATACCGGTCCCATCCGGTCATTTCGTGTACCAACAACGAAACGAGATAGAGAATCAGGCTTAGACGCACTACTTGATTGATGATGAACGTCGTCGCTGCGTATACACGCACACCGGGACCAAAACGGCCTTCGAGATATTCGAAGGCTGACGTGACGCGCGCGTGCCGGAAGAACGGGAGAAAGAGGATTGAGGCAATGAAGATGCCCACGGGGAGCATTAGGGCAAGAAGGAAACGGAGATAGGCCGTCTTGTAGGCGTCGGCAGGGTAGGCAACGAAGGTGATCGAGCTAATCGACGTTGCAAACATGGACAAGCCAATCAGCCAACCCGGAAATGAGCGATTGCCAAGGAAGTAGCTCTCCGTGGACTTGTTCTTCCGGGCGAACAATGGCCCCATCATCGCCATTGCGAGGAAATAGACTATTAGGATTACCCAGTCAAGCGTACCGAATGTCATCGTATGGCCCCCTATTGCCGTACCCGGAACCATACCAGCCGAAAGCGTTTCAATCAAGCCTTAACTCAGACTATAATCACTGAGAAAAATGTCCAATTGGACAATGTTCAGGCACGAACGGAGGGGAATCATGAGCACGGCACGCATGCGTTTGGGGTTTATCGGGGCGGGGTTTATAGCGAAGTTTCAGGCATCCGCGCTTCGGTACGTGCGAAGCGCCGATTTGACCGGTGTCTACGCGCTCAAAGGCGCCGAGGAATTGGCCGCATACGCAAAATCCAGTGGATTGGGCGACTGCAAGGTCTACCCGAGCGTTGCCGAACTGTGTAAGAACGTCGACGCCGTGTGTGTGTTGGCCCCCAATTTTGCACGCCTGGATCTTGTCGGCCAAATCGCCGATGCCGTGAAAGCGGGCGCCGCCCTGAGAGGCGTAATCT from the Candidatus Hydrogenedentota bacterium genome contains:
- a CDS encoding sodium:solute symporter, whose amino-acid sequence is MTFGTLDWVILIVYFLAMAMMGPLFARKNKSTESYFLGNRSFPGWLIGLSMFATSISSITFVAYPADAYKTAYLRFLLALMLPVGIFIASILFLPFFRHARVTSAFEYLEGRFGPGVRVYAATTFIINQVVRLSLILYLVSLLVHEMTGWDRYTCVFIGGVFTAFYTVTGGIEAVIWTDFIQSFLLWGGGLVCLYVAVSSVDGGIPTVVSTAWADGKFMLGDLNKEGQLVRAPLFSLAEKSVIMMFLIGLANWLTEYSSNQNVIQKYVATKNPKEAKRAIWICCLCSLPTWAFFMFLGTTLYVYYKLNPDPIAHEILTGANGRKADSILPFFIIKALPQGFSGLVIAGVLAAAMSSLSSSINAISAVGITDIYKRHIVRQGTDRHYVVAAWGVSILSSILMIGGAALLMWANSKTLQDTSTKLNSLLMCGLLGLYFFGFVTVRGDVRAVIVSLVCTIAFSAWMMFIEMGLITKSLLMGVLHLPEGFAGWAARPMDSYYAGLAGNIIMFAVAYVLSIFVFTAKRNLNNLTFWTQDWTEDETK